The window GCATCATacgaccgcatatcaaatgtagcaatgcctttctacgcccaagctgtacgcAGGCGtggtaaataagtagataaaggactgtgtaattgttcctttcctttgaaTGATATAGTGcttttcataataatattttttcctaAAATTTAGATGTAATACCAATATATAATGTTATGTCCATGCATCAACTGCACcatgcctgtgcagttagccagagtGGTAGATAAAAGGTTATACTATCCTATAAACTGTAGATACAATTACCTCTAGATAAGAGTAAACGACGCAGAGttcattaaataaacaaaaaaaaaaaaaaaaaaagaactatctGCTCTACATATGATAGTTGTAGATTACTATGCCCTAGATAAGCGACATGGTGGCAGCGGTTCCAAGGCCGGATCTGTGCTGCTCCTACTACCTGATTCAATACGTCTATGTTATAGCAGAAATACATTGAGATGATATACAGGAAGGCAGTATTTGGTATTTTACATATGGGGATTAAATATACGTTAATAGTAAGTTTCAATTAGGTGAGAAACTGAATAAAAATAAGGCTTTTTACCCCATATCCAGAGCGAGAGGCCTAAGGAGTGATATTCTGCAGTAATTTCCGTTTAAAGAGGTTTACCATCTTTAATATCTTTTAGAGAAGCcctgattttctttcttaattgcGTGGAATCTTACTTGATACTAATAGGATTACCCGTTTCTCTGTTGTATTAAATCTAGATATCTTTCATTAAACTGTCTAAGGATAACCAAGATTACGTTTGGTATCGCTTTTTACGAAAGGAATTTATGACAATGAATATCAGAACGCCATATTTGAAGTTATCAAATTCACTCTCCAGCAACTATGAATTGTTTTCTGAAATAAAATTTATGGCAGTCGAAGGACTTGTTGAACAATACACGAAATACCTGATATCAACAAAGAGCCAATAACATTTGCAAGACATAtggtgaaaagtaaaaaaaaaaaaaacgtgttttctTCTCGTGTGCTGATCATCCATTGAAATACTAGTGCAAGAGACTGTAGCTAGATGGCGCCGAAACCTAATCAGCTGATGGCCTTTTTTCTCCTTAAAGCCTTTTTACTCCACTTTACCCTTCTTTTGGTGTTACCATGATTagtatcgttatcgtcattattatcatcatcatttctaaagAATATTTGATTGTTATAGCTGAGGGTGTGTTTAACTCCCTATATTGCTCATGGAGAAGAAAATGTCCAAGTTCTGCAATTTCCATTAATAATTTACATTGCGACTCAAGCATACGTTTTTCTTATAGATAAGTTCAGAGAACCTTATCGTTCTTAACGTTTAAGTGTTAAAGCGTTCGGAGAAGGCCCATAAATTACAGATctctaaagataaataaaacattaaatagtGTCGCCAACTTTGCACAACACCGATTTACATTCAAACACATGGGGTTTCAGGCAATATGGAAATACATATGCCAGCTGAATataccattaaaaaaaactacacatGATCGTTTTATTTCACAGTGTCATTCCTTGCGATAAAAATGACTTTTACACTGACATATCCGTATGTTCTGGGACCAGGGCATTTATTTTGCAATACCAGAGGATTGTAAAAAGGTTCATGACGTTTACCACTACACATAATTCCTATTAAATCAAGGCTCGGAGGTGTTTTTTCAGCGACTCAGAGAGTGCTCTCCAAGCTCTGAACACTATCGATTAACATGCAGGATATATTCCTTGGATTTCAAACCATTATAAactcttacatatataaataagaataagcttGACTGAGCTGGTATGTCATCTACCTCTCCAGTACTATACCGGAATGGTAGATGGGCAGTAAAGGACCAAATTACTTTCTTATCAACTGGCAGTATATAACATGCGTAAGAATGAGTAAtgagtaaatgtgtaaatataaaatgcCTTCATTGAAAAGGACTCGGACCTATTCTGACAGGACAGTGAGCTTCGGAGACAGTAAATCAAAACCACTATAACATCAAGGTCTGTACCTATATTGACCTTGATTTATACGACCCAACAAAAAGATTATCTACTCAGCATCTATCCCAACATCATTACAAATAAATATCCTCTCAAGCTATAGTCTGGTAGTGAGGTTTTTACAGACGATCTCCACGGGCACTCGGTAATTAAAAGTTGAAACACATATTGTGAAAAAAAGTGTCTGTAACCTTTCGGTGGAAGATAAAATTGAACACTTGTGTACTGTCATGTGAAAAAACCTTAACGCCACTCAGCCTGAAATACAAAGAGCTATGTGGTTATTCTGTCTAAACTGATATAATGAAAAGTGAAGTTATAATATATCCTAAAACCGTAATAAAATATTGTTACGTGCAACGACTGTATGCCAAATATACCATAGTTTGTCCATGTTCGTGTAatgagccagggtggtaaatgcGTAGGGTAAATTAGAACAAACGTGAATAGGTACTACGTGGCATTGGATATGGCAGCGCACTTCCCGGAatcacatatgtgtatttgattTACAATAGagaactatacatacataatcgtatgtatgtgtgtgtgtgtgtgtgtgtgtgtgtgtgtgtgtgtgtgtgtgtgtgtgtgtgtgtgtgtgtgtgtgtgaagggtgtgtgtgtgtgcgtgcgtgtgtgttgatacatacatacatacatacttacatacatatacacatatatatatatatgcatacatacatacacacatacacacatacacacacacacacacacacacatgcgaatatatatacgaatgcatgtatgtttgtatgtatatgtgtacatacatacatatatacaaatgcacacacacacacacacacacacacaaacacacacacacacacacgtgtgtgtgtgtgtgtgtgttaggctataacttgtgtacatatatgtatatatatacatatatatgtatgtatgtatgtatatatatcaatatgtatagatatgcacacacacacacacacacacacacacacacacacacacacacacacatatatatatatatatatatatatatataattaagtatatatatttatatatatatatataagtgtatatatgtataagtatatatatatatatatatatatatatatatatatatatatatatatatatacatgtatatatttcccacacacacacacacacacacacacacacacacatatatatatgtgtgtgtgtgtgtgtgtgtgtgtgtgtgtgtgtgtgtgtgtgtgttaggctatagcatgtgtatatatatatgtatatatatatacatatataatatatatatatatatatatatatatctgtgtgtgtgtgtgtttgtgtgtgtgtgtgtttgtgtgtgtgtgtgtgcgggtgtgtgtgtatgtgcacacacacacacacacacacacacacacacacacacacacacatatatatatatatatatatatatatatatatatatacacacacacacatatatatgtatgtatatatacatgtatgtatatatattatgtatgtatgtatgtatatatatgagtgtatgtatctgtgtgtgtgcacatacacttacatacacagacatgtatacatacacatatctatcagtctgtctatctatctatctatatatatactatgtaataatctttctctctctctctctctctctctctctctttctctctctctctctctctctctctctctctctctctatatatatatatatatatatatatatatatatatatgtgtgtgtgtgtgtgtgtgtgtgtgtgtgtgtgtgtatgtgcgtgtgtgtatgtatgtatatacacacacacacacacatataagtatgtatgtatgtattatgtatgtatgtatatatatgagtgtgtgtatctgtgtgtgtgcacatgcactcacatacacagacatgtatacatacacatatctatcagtatgtctatctatatatatatactatgaaataatctctctctctctctctctctctctctctctctctctctctatatatatatatatatatatatatatatatatatagtgtatatctatctatctatctatatatatatatatattggaaaaagACATTTCGAATCTATACATATCGTCATTCGTAAGGTAGTTGATTTAAACGTAAATGTTCATGTCTTGATTTCTTTATTCATCACCTTTTTGAAGTAACGTTATGCACACGCTGTATATTGGCCGTGTGCAATAATGATTCTAACACAGGCATTGAATTGCTGTATTTGTTTGCATAAGGAAATAGATAATTAGAACCAGAGGTAGCGTCATATATGGTTATCAATTGTTGTAATGTTActaatttattttctatatttgtattactttttctTATCTCTGATTCTATATTATTGCATTTTGATACAAGTTTCATGTTTATCCTTATCTTTCGCTGGATCGTTTGCTTTAgtcattatatatgtttgtatacacttgtatatgccagtacatagagatatacatccgtgtatacatacatgaccaTGCCTTCTTAATACCGCCGTTGCCATGTTCTCGATTGCCATGCTGTTGCCATTGTGATCATGGGTGAGGGGCCTGTCCGTGATTTCCAACGTGACCAATCCGTTTGTTAATATAATAACCAGCGTCTTTATTCACTTCTTCACTCTCAAGGGATTCTCTACCGTGGTATGCGTAGGTTTCCTCGTTGTAAGGACCATGGGATTCATGACTGTCATCGGCATGGGTTTCCTCGCTGTCATGTTCATAGGATTCACTACTGTCATCTTCATTACTCCCATGATACGGAATTCTGCCACCTTTCCTGTTCGGCATAAAAGGCATTATTAAGAACATTTAACAAGCTTTAGCGggatacttttctctctctctttcgctctttatatTTCCCGTCCCGCTCTTTTTagcattcattttctctttctttctttctttcactctctctttctcactctttatctcctctctgtcACCCGCTCGCCTCCtcctttcatcatctctctcttcctctcccgctcttcctttttctctctcgtattctttaCCTCCATTCCTTAGCCTCGATATCAGCTTGGACCACAGACCAAGGCTTCCCTCGGGTAGAGAAGGCACAGGTTGTTCCCATCACAACACCGAGAATAATTGTTGTAATAACAATCCTGTGGAACATGAATGTATTTTATTAAAGGCGACAGTGATGATtgcattaatggtaatgatgatcgtagttatatggatgatgatagcaataacaacaatcactttGCTAATACCATCGATAATGACAATCCAAAAAATcacgataatgaaaaaataatggtaatattaagttTAATAAAGGAAAATGGTATACACCTAACAGAAGCACTGTTTCCTTTAGTTGTGGTTACGACTATGATTACCAATTTACTATTTCGGTTATGATTGGAACTGAATTACTATCACATTTTGGTTACCATCTTGATTACTTTTAcagttatatttttaattatggtCCTTCTT of the Penaeus chinensis breed Huanghai No. 1 chromosome 18, ASM1920278v2, whole genome shotgun sequence genome contains:
- the LOC125034484 gene encoding uncharacterized protein LOC125034484 produces the protein MFHRIVITTIILGVVMGTTCAFSTRGKPWSVVQADIEAKEWRKGGRIPYHGSNEDDSSESYEHDSEETHADDSHESHGPYNEETYAYHGRESLESEEVNKDAGYYINKRIGHVGNHGQAPHP